In Nicotiana tabacum cultivar K326 chromosome 19, ASM71507v2, whole genome shotgun sequence, one DNA window encodes the following:
- the LOC142173512 gene encoding uncharacterized protein LOC142173512, giving the protein MTEKVGDEEEETRKEKLELWSARTFDGKGFQGWRRSVLITLSAKNKIRFINGACLAPALTSRDYQPWSSLEHRFGQSNKAKLYHLRKELSSCLCVCEGKQKLEKALDDERLIQFLMGLNDSYGQARGTILMMNPLPSINHAYSLVLQDESQKEVFSNPLISPDSSSFMATNQNNFAQRSARQMQRNPMQHQKFGNNIQKVTHSTQRNTTFKGKKTKFNPNITCSHCKKVGHTVSDCYRIIGFPEDFEFTKLVQLIKQVKGADSGNSGTYINANVVAVAFSEEGTSFWAFELIHVDVWGPYKESTYNGFKYFLTVVDDYSRVVWTFFMSTKSNVFGLLKNFLTMVERQFGVKVQKIRTNNAFELGKGSQQAALHPGWQEAMEKELEAL; this is encoded by the exons ATGACCGAGAAAGttggagatgaagaagaagagacaAGGAAAGAGAAATTGGAGCTTTGGTCTGCACGAA CTTTTGATGGAAAAGGATTCCAAGGATGGAGAAGGTCTGTGCTTATAACACTATCTGCTAAAAACAAAATAAGATTCATCAATGGTGCTTGCCTTGCTCCAGCTCTCACCTCCAGAGACTATCAGCCTTGGAGCAG CCTTGAACATAGGTTTGGTCAGTCAAATAAAGCTAAGCTCTATCACCTGAGGAAGGAATTATCAAG TTGCTTGTGTGTCTGTGAAGGGAAGCAAAAATTGGAAAAGGCATTAGATGATGAAAGACTTATTCAGTTTCTTATGGGTTTAAATGATAGTTATGGCCAAGCAAGGGGAACCATCCTAATGATGAACCCCCTACCAAGCATAAACCATGCATATTCCCTAGTATTGCAAGATGAAAGCCAGAAAGAAGTTTTTTCTAACCCACTCATTTCTCCAGATTCTTCATCTTTCATGGCAACGAATCAAAACAACTTTGCACAAAGGAGTGCAAGGCAGATGCAAAGGAACCCAATGCAACATCAAAAGTTTGGGAACAACATCCAAAAAGTGACTCACTCTACTCAAAGAAACACAACTTTCAAGGGAAAGAAAACTAAGTTTAACCCTAATATAACATGCAGTCATTGCAAGAAAGTAGGTCACACTGTCAGTGATTGCTACAGAATTATAGGTTTCCCAGAAGACTTTGAATTCACAAAG CTGGTACAACTAATCAAGCAGGTTAAAGGTGCAGATTCAGGAAATTCTGGAACATATATCAATGCAAATGTTGTGGCTG TGGCATTTAGTGAAGAGGGCACAAGTTTTTG gGCATTTGAGTTAATCCATGTAGATGTCTGGGGGCCTTACAAGGAGTCAACTTACAATGGTTTTAAGTATTTCTTGACAGTTGTAGATGATTATAGTAGGGTAGTTTGGACTTTCTTTATGAGCACCAAAAGCAATGTTTTTGGACTCCTTAAAAATTTCCTCACAATGGTGGAAAGACAGTTTGGTGTAAAGGTACAAAAGATAAGAACAAATAATGCTTTTGAACTTGGGAAAGGTTCTCAGCAG GCAGCTTTACATCCAGGGTGGCAGGAAGCAATGGAAAAAGAATTAGAAGCTTTATAA
- the LOC142173230 gene encoding protein VAPYRIN-LIKE-like has translation MDRLVKPDMEELQLCFIRGQKSSGTFKLTNLMHTMSVAICLSTTKPSAFSFSHPFSIIPPLSTASFTLFLTNSCDQPPLSTPLDTVMVKSSMLPTGKASQDDLRRLFSRTGRHIFKDAKILISLVGPQVVEFLFSPNSSISSKTLLDVSLLLPKALSLCGGSQIDSLLKSAAKNGNSHCISALIEAGADVNRRDSDGNSVMSLAVKSGNLDSVQVLIESGYTIDSSVDRFLHDAAATDRVDLMEILCLGHADIDLNSVDSQGRTALHIAAIYGHVEVLQFLVSVGSDPDMLDSQGWTPLHFAAHYGHVEAVDFLVNHSSFAKYAVTKQGKTAYELATDNGHSELYDMLQLGDTLQKAARKGDVVNIKRCIAEGANVNEKDQNGWTPLHRAAFKGRIEGVKVLVKHGAKLDVVDDFGYTPLHLATEAGQKDVAMYLVSQGAKANLKSFKAKGLVSCDLDYVKNHPSHIHTTTLYHVKHERSNSNCEETVVYHFD, from the coding sequence atggacAGACTTGTCAAGCCTGATATGGAGGAACTCCAACTCTGCTTTATCAGAGGGCAAAAGTCTTCTGGAACTTTTAAGTTAACCAATCTCATGCACACCATGTCTGTTGCCATTTGTCTCTCTACCACAAAACCTTCTGCTTTCTCCTTCTCACATCCTTTTTCTATTATTCCTCCCCTCTCCACTGCTTCCTTCACTCTTTTCTTGACTAATTCTTGTGATCAGCCTCCTCTTTCTACGCCTTTGGACACCGTTATGGTTAAGTCGTCTATGCTTCCTACTGGTAAAGCCAGTCAAGATGATCTTCGCCGTTTGTTTTCAAGAACTGGACGACATATATTCAAAGATGCCAAGATTCTCATTTCCCTTGTTGGTCCACAAGTTGTGGAGTTTCTTTTTTCacctaattcttcaatttcatCCAAGACTTTATTGGATGTTAGTTTACTTCTCCCAAAAGCCCTGTCCTTGTGTGGTGGCTCTCAGATTGATTCATTGCTTAAATCTGCTGCCAAGAATGGAAATTCCCACTGTATTTCAGCTCTAATTGAGGCTGGAGCTGATGTAAATAGAAGGGACTCGGATGGGAACTCTGTCATGTCACTGGCTGTGAAATCTGGAAATCTTGATTCTGTTCAGGTTTTGATCGAGTCTGGTTATACTATTGACAGCTCTGTTGATAGATTTCTGCATGATGCAGCAGCCACGGACCGCGTGGACTTGATGGAGATTCTTTGTTTAGGTCATGCTGATATAGATTTGAACTCTGTTGATTCTCAAGGTAGAACTGCCCTTCACATAGCAGCAATTTATGGGCATGTTGAAGTGCTTCAGTTTCTTGTTTCAGTTGGGAGTGATCCAGATATGTTAGACTCTCAAGGTTGGACTCCTTTGCATTTTGCTGCTCATTACGGCCATGTTGAAGCAGTTGACTTTTTAGTAAATCATTCCAGTTTTGCAAAATATGCTGTGACAAAACAAGGGAAGACTGCCTATGAGCTTGCTACTGATAATGGGCACTCTGAATTGTATGATATGTTACAATTGGGGGACACTTTGCAAAAGGCAGCAAGAAAAGGGGATGTTGTTAATATCAAGAGATGTATCGCTGAAGGGGCGAATGTGAATGAAAAAGATCAGAATGGTTGGACGCCTTTACACAGAGCAGCTTTTAAGGGTAGAATTGAAGGGGTAAAGGTATTGGTAAAGCATGGAGCTAAGCTTGATGTTGTAGATGATTTTGGATACACGCCGCTTCATCTTGCTACTGAGGCTGGACAAAAGGATGTGGCTATGTATTTAGTTTCTCAAGGCGCTAAGGCTAATTTGAAGAGCTTTAAAGCTAAAGGACTGGTTTCTTGTGACTTGGACTATGTCAAGAACCATCCTTCACATATACATACTACAACTTTGTATCATGTAAAGCATGAAAGATCTAATTCAAATTGTGAAGAGACTGTTGTATATCATTTTGACTAA